The genomic interval TGTTGGCCTTCGCTGGCTCCCCTTGGCAGGCCTCGTATGCGTTGCTGTTACCCTTGGCTGCGGCGTGTTGGCTACGACAGCGGCCGGTTGTTCGCCCAGCACCGACACAAGCCTAGAAACCGGCAACGGGCCAACTGGCTCCTCGACTGCCGGTGGAGCTAAGGACGCCTTGCCCGCCGTTTTTCCTGGCGACAAGCTGTGCTTTGGGGTGACGTACAAAGTCAACCTTGATCTTGACCCCAACCCAGAGACAGTCCTTGTCTCGCAGTTCCACGGGTCTTTGACTATCACCGACGGAAGCTTCACCTATCACAGTCGGGAGAAGTGGCATATAGCCGAAGCGTGGATAGGCGATACAGATCATGACGGCGTTGCGGAAATTGTCACCTTGCTTGACGCCGATGACGGCCGCCATCTAGGTCTGTTTGCGTATTTTGGGGGAGAGTATCGCGAAAGATTGGTGACACAGGCCCTTTCTCCTGAGCCATATTCTTTGACAGTCGTGCCGCGTCCGCTCAAGGAAGGAGGAGACCTTCTGCTGTTGGTGGAAAAGGTTAAACGTGATTTAGACGGAACAGGCGAAACTTATTCTCTTGTAGCTACCTTCTATCGCTGGAACGGATTTGGCTTCACAGCCGTCAACCAACCCTAGAAGGGGAACTTAGAAGCTCGGGGACGCAAGAGGGGGGCTCCATGCAGGACACGCGACAAAAACAGCGGGCTAGCACCGCGGTAATCCTAACGATCCTATCAATCCTGATTCTTGCCGGCCCATTGGGCCTGGCGGCTTGCGGTTCGACAACCTCCACGACTCAGTCTAGCTCATCCAACCCTACCGACACAGCCACCCTGCCCTCCACATCAGACACGACCAATCCACCAGTTTCTCAAGAGGTGTCCGGGCTCCCTCTGGCCTACGGACCATGGCAGGAGCCGCCTTATCTTGGTCCTCAGTCTGTGGACCTGTCCGCCGTGGTCAACCTGAGTCGCGCCGAACTGCCAGAAAAAGCCAAGGAGGTATTAGCCAGGCAAAGCTTTGTGGCGGTAGGCACTAGTCTCGACCAAAGTTGGCCATGGAAGTTCTGGCACGTATATGAGATCGCTCGCTACCGAGGACTGCCAGTCCTGGTGACAACTGATTCCTTCCTCAACGCCTACCACGAGCTTTTTGACGCGCTGCTTCAGTATCTGGAGGAAACCCGACTGTTTGATCAGGCTGTGGCAATGACTGATGCGCTTTACGCCGCGGCTTCCGCGCAGTACAACGAAGCCGCCGACCCAGTCGTAAAAGAAGACGCTCGCCTCAACATGGCGTACTTTGCGGTGGCAGCTTCGCTTCTCAAAGGGCAACTAGCTGCGCCGGACCTGGTTAGAGACGAAGTCGAGGCTGAGCTCGGCTTGATCGAAGCTGCTAGCGATGTCATTGAGTCGCGCGTTCTTGGGTATAAGGAAGACTACACCCAATACAAGCCTCGAGGACACTACACCCGCAGCGAACGACTCAAGCGCTACTTCAAAACCCTTATGTGGTTCGGGCACACGGCCTTTTATATCAATCCGCACAGCGGCGGCGTAACTCCAGAGGAAGCGGTTAGCCTTACCCGCCGGGCCGTACTGGCTGCCTTGGCTTTAAGCGGCCCAGCCAAGCAGTCATGGTCGGCAATATATGAGCCTACAAGTTTCCTCGTCGGCCGGAGTGACGACCTGACCGCCGACGAAGTTCTAGCTGCCGCAGCCAAGATATACGGCACGGCTGAGGTGCAACCTGACCAGCTGGCTGACCAAGGCAAGATCGACCTCTTGCGCACGGAGCTTAACAAGTTGCGAGCGCCCAAGATTCTTACTGCCGCTCGCGAAGCCGGCGATACGGGGAACCGAGAGGAAAGTGAGCGCAGCTTCCGGATCATGGGGCAGCGATACATCCCCGATTCCTACGCCTTCCAGCAACTGGTATGGCCATATGTGGGAGAGGAGCCAGACAAGAAACGGGACTTGCCCATGGGGCTAGATGTCATGACCGTGCTGGGTTCAGACCAGGCGTACCGGATCGCCAAAGAGGACTTTGGGCAGGACCGGTTCTTGAAGTGGGAAGAACAGATCAAGAAAGTCCATGACGAGTTCGCCAGCCAGGATCCTGATCTTTGGCCGGCCAATCTCTACACCGGTTGGCTCGAGGCGCTCCAGCACGTTATGAACTTTCCTGCAGAAGGTGCTCCGGACTTCATGAAAACCAGGGTTTGGGCGCGCAAAAGCCTAAACGCCGCCCTTGGCTCTTGGACGGAGCTTAGACACGACACCATCCTATACGCAAAGCAGTCTGTTACAGCCGAGGGAGATGGGGGCGAGGAAGATGTGCCCCCAGGATACGTGGAGCCCTACCCGGCTTTCTTTGCCAAGATGGGCGAACTTGCCTCCACTCTACGCTCCCAGTTGGTCAAATATGGCCTCCTTGATTCTGTTTTTGCGAGCAAGCTAGAGACCATAATTTGGCTCGCAGAAATTCTTAAGTCCGCCGCACAAAAGGAACTAGCCGGAACGCCGCTTACCGCTGAAGAAGAGACGGCTATAGCTGAGTATGGTCACTACCTCGAGTACTTGGGGCAGTTTGAAGACACTGATCTTGGAGGTGCAGGCGAAGGACGCACCCTGTCGTTAGTGCCGGAGAAAAGCCCCCTCGTAGCCGACGTGCATTCAAGCTACAACACTTCCCGCGCGCTTGAGGAAGCTACCGGATATCCGCTCACTCTTTATGCGGCCATTGAGCGCGACGGGAAAGTGTGGCTGTTTGTGGGAGCATCCTACTCCTATTACGAGTTCACAGTTCCGCTGGACCAGCGCCTCACCGACGAGGAGTGGATCAAGCTTCTAGACGAGGGCCAGGCTCCTCCTCGGCCGGCATGGACCAATGAGTGGATCTTGGAGTAGCTAATGCCCCGCACGGTAGCAAGGGGCCAGCACCTGCAAAGCAGTCACGGGCTAGGGCTCTGCACGGAGCCTAATCAGTGCCCGCCTGGCGTCCCGCGGGCGAGCACTGCGCATCCCTCGGTAGTTAGGCGTAGATGAAAAGAGACCGGCGCGGCCTCGACGCCCAAAAGCTCTAGCAGGGCGTCGCGGGCCGCGCCAATCACCGCTCTCTCATCCCACTCCAGGCGGGCAGCCACGGTTCTTTCCACAATCACCAACGACCGGCACCAGGTCTCTCCGGCGTAGATAACATCAAACGCCACAGCATAGGCGTCAGGCGGCTCCACCTGCTGCAACCATACAAACTCTATGTCCGAGAAGAGTGCCACGTGAAAACAGCACCACGGACCCAACGCTTAAGAGCAGCGCGAGAAGCCGCAGGCCCGACAAACCATGCAGCCGCCTTCGTACTCAATGGCTCCGCCGCAATCCGGGCAGGCTCCCTGCGCATACTGAATAGGCATTTCCAGCTGCCCAGCCAGCTTGCTGCCGTTAGACCCGTCCAGGTGGTACTTCTCCGCCAGAGCCTTCCCAATGGCATCCGGGCAGGAAAGGATCTGATTTGGCCCAAACCCGTGCGGCACATGGCAGCGAATGCCCCTTAGCTGCTTTACGATCTTGTCGGGCGGCACTCCGTAGCGGAAAGCCAGCGAGATAAGACGACCTATGGCCTCCGTCGAAGCCGAAGCGCATCCGCCAGCTTTCCCCATGTTGGCGAAGACTTCTCGCGGCCCAAATTCATCCTCATTGATGGTTACATACAAGCTACCGCAGCCAGTGACCTTCTCCCTGGTTTCTCCGCGCAGCACAGGGGCGCGGCTGGGGCGCACTGGCATGGCCACTCTCACTTGCGCCCCTAGCTCAAGTTGTACCGGTCCCACGTCCGCTTTGGAGCCGTCGCTAGTCTTGCGCTCAACCTTCCCAATGTTGAGCACCTGCTCTTGACGGGAGCCATCGCGATAGATAGTGACGCCCTTCACTCCAAGCTCGTAGGCGAGCAGATACACCCGCTCTACATCCTCGGGTCGCGCGTCCCGCGGGAAATTAACCGTTTTGGAGACCGCGTTATCCACATGGTTTTGGAAAGCGGCCTGCATGCGAATATGCCATTCCGGAGAAACGTCGTGGGCCGTCACAAAAATCCGCTTTAGATCCTGAGGAAGATCTAAGTTCTTGATGCTTCCCACGGCGGCCACACTGCGCATCAAGCTCTCAGAGTAGAGGCCGCGCTCTTTGAGCACCCGCTCAAAAACTGGATGGACTTCGGGTAGTTCCGTGTTGTCCATCACGTTACGCACAAACGCCAACGCAAAAATCGGCTCAATTCCGCTTGAGCAACCAGCAATGATGGAGATTGTCCCCGTGGGGGCAATGGTCGTAAGCGTGGCATTGCGCACGCGCCGCCCTCTTGTCTTCCAGGTGCTGATTTCCCAGTTGGGGAATACCCCGCGCTCCTGAGCCAGCTGCTCCGACGTGCGAATGGCTTCCTCGTGGATAAAACCCATCACCTCATGGGCCAGACTGATAGCCTCCTCGGAATCGTAAGGGACACCTAGCTCCACCAGCATGTCGGCCCAGCCCATCACTCCCAGACCGATCTTGCGGTTGGTCTTTGTCATCTGCTCGATCTGCGGTAGCGGGTAGCGATTCATGTCAATGACGTTGTCAAGAAAATGAACGGCTACCTGGGTGACTTGCCGCAGTCGCTCCCAGTCAACGTCCCCGTCCTTTACCATCAAGGCCAGGTTGATCGAGCCTAGGTTGCAGCTCTCGTAAGGCAGGAGCGGCTGCTCACCGCACGGATTGGTAGCCTCGATCTCACCCAGGGTGGGAGTGGGGTTGTCGCGGTTGAGGCGGTCCAAGAAGACAATCCCTGGCTCGCCGTTTTTCCAAGCTAGTTTGACGATAAGATCAAACACCTCGCGCGCGTTAAGGTAGCCGGTGATCTCTCCGTTGCGCGGGTTGCGCAGTGGGTAGTCCTCCCCCGCCAGTACAGCCTTCATGAACTCCTCGGTGATACCCACCGAAATGTTGAAATTGTTAAGGATGTGTTCGTCTTCTTTGGCCCGGATAAATTCGATGATGTCCGGGTGATCCACACGCAGAATGCCCATATTGGCGCCGCGCCGTGTGCCCCCTTGCTTGATGGTCTCCGTGGCCATGTCGAACACGCGCATGAAAGACACCGGGCCGCTCGCCACTCCCATAGTGCTGCGCACGATGTCGTTCTTGGGCCGCAAACGACTAAAGCTAAAACCTGTACCTCCGCCAGATTGGTGCACCAAAGCCGCATCCCGAATGGCCCCAAAAATGGACGCCATGCTGTCCTCTACAGGCAAGACAAAGCAAGCCGATAGTTGCTGGAGTTCCCGGCCTGCGTTCATCAGCGTGGGAGTGTTAGGCAAGAATTCAAGCCTGGTCATGACTCCCAAGAAAGCAGACACAGTGGCGTCAAGCGGTTCATCGGGGCGATAGATCCGGTCGGCCTCCGCGATGTTCTTGGCTACGCGCACAAACATGTCGATAGGCCTTTCCAGAGGCTTTCCCTCTGGAGAACGCCTAAGGTACCGCTTCTCCAGCACTTTCTTGGCATTGGGGGTAAGCCTCTTTTCGAGCTCAGCCTCCAAAGCCTCTAGTTCGGTCACGGTCATCGCAGCCCCTCTTTCTCCAGCTTTTCCAGCTCCTGCTTAAACTCTTCAACGCTTTCAAACTTGCGGTACACAGAGGCAAAACGCACGTAGGCCACAAGGTCAACCTTCTGCAACCGCTCGAGTGCCAATTCGCCCACTCGTTCCGACGTCACCTGATAGACGGACTCCTCCCTTAGCTGCCTCTCGATGTCAGCCACTATGGCTTCCAGCGTCTCCTGCGGAACACGGCGCTTGGCGCAAGCCCGCATGAGACCGCGCAACAACTTGTCCGGATGAAAGAGCTCTGTAGTCCCGTCCCGTTTGATTACCGTAAGCGGAATCTCCTCGATCTTCTCGTATGTGGTAAAACGTTGACCGCAAGCCATGCACTCCCGTCGACGTCGGATGGCTTCTTTGCTTTCGGTGTCACGCGAGTCGATCACTCGATTGTCAGGAGATCCGCAATACGGGCAGTTCATGGTATCCTTGCTTTCCCGCCTTCCGACGCTGTTAGCGTACGACCTTGTCCAACCCGCCCCCATATATTGTGTAGTCTGCATCCTAGCACCCAACATCTATGATGTAAAGGGGCTAGTTTTCAGGCAAACAAGCGATTTGGCGCCCACCCTTCTCAGATCTGTACGCCACTAGCGTCCTGGAGCAGTCTCGCAGCCAAGTGGGGCCGGCAGGGCTTGGGACTTGTCCCCGCAGGGCTTAGGACTTGTCCTGCTGAGCTTATGACTTGTCTCGGCAAAGCTGGACTCTCGGCCCGTCCCTGGAGATAATCTGGTTATGAACGAGCTTGTTCTCATCGTGGAGGACGACCCCTCACTACGCGAAGTCATCAAGCTAGGTCTCGAAGGCGAGGGCTACCGCGTGGCTACAGCTGAGAACGGGCCCTCCGCACTCATGACCTTTGCTTCGAACTCCCCCGACTTGGTTCTTCTTGACATTATGATCCCCGGACTGGACGGATTTGCCGTTTGCGAGGAAATCCGCAAAGTTTCCCTGGTGCCCATTATCATGTTGACTGCTCGCACCTCTACGAGCGATGTGGTGCGAGGGCTTGAAGCAGGAGCCGACGACTACATCACCAAACCTTTCGAGTTTCCAGAACTCGTGGCCCGCGTGCGCTCAGTGCTAAGACGTGCGGGAGTAAGATCGGCAGCCCAGCCCGAAATGGGCCCGCCCGAAACACCAGAGGGCGTAAGCAAGACGGCCGAACCTGGCCGAGCGCATGCGGCTGTTCTCACCCTGGGCCCCTTGGTGATAGATCCGGCAGCGTACGAGGTGCGGCGTGGAGATGCTGTCGTGCCTCTCACCACCACGGAATTCCGCTTGCTTTACGAGCTGGCCCGCCACGCAGGTCAAGTGCTCACACGTGAGCAGCTTCTGGAACTGGTGTGGGGATACACCTACCTGGGAGACAGCCGACTTGTCGATGTGCATATTCAGCGCCTTCGCGCCAAGGTCGAGGAGGACCCCTCCCGTCCCTGCTTGATCTTGACGGTTCGAGGGGTGGGCTATCGGGCCGCCCGCCGCGAGGCAGGATAATCAAGCCCGGTGGGGGAGGATGAGCGGGTGAAACCACCAAGTCGCGTGCTTCCTCGCCCCCGGCGCTCGCTAGTTTGGCGAATCGCCCTCATATTTGCCGGCGCGGTCATAGTGACCGCTCTGGCCCTGTCAACATCTGCCTACTTCATCACCAAGGCAGCATCGGAAAAACGCGCGCTTGACAAGGCCATTTCTCAAGCTCGCTTCAATTTCTTTCTTGCCGACACTATGCTTCCAGCCCAGCCCGTTGAGGCCGACTTCGAGAGACTGCTGGATGCATTCAAGATCCGGGGCGAGTTTGCCACCCTGATACAGACCCCCGGCGGAGCCTTCGTGTCAGGGCCGGACGTGACCCCTAACCTGGTTACTCCCATCCTAAGAGAAAAGGTAGCCCAGGGCAAAGTGGCCTATCAGACTATTGCCGTAGGTGGCAAGCCCATCCTGGTGGTGGGAGGGTTGGTGAGATCGACAGAGTGGGCGTTCTATTTCTTCTTTCCTCAGGCTGAGCGCCTAGCCGACTTGGCCAGACTGAGAAACATCCTCATCGCCTCGGGAATAGTGCTTGTCATTGTGGGAGCGCTGGCAGGCTATCTCGTTGCCCGGGGACTTGTGAGACCTCTGCGCGACGCGAGCGTGGCGGCGGTGCGGATGGCGGAAGGCGATCTGAACATTCGTTTGCCGGTCGGCGAGGACGAGTTTGGAGTACTAGCCTCGTCCTTTAATCGCATGGCAGAGAATCTGCAGGGGCGCATGCGGGAGCTGGAGGCCGGCCAAGCTAGAGAGCGCCGTTTTGTTGCTGATGTCACTCATGAGCTTCGCACCCCCGTGGCGGCGCTGGTAGGAGAGGCTTCGCTACTAAGGAGCAAACTCCAGGCCACCCCTGAGGCCTGCCCTCCAGACGTGCGGCGCCTAGCCTTTATGATCGATAGCGATATCAACCGCCTGCGCCAGTTGGTGGATGATCTCTTGGAAATAAGCCGTCTAGACGCTAAAGCAGCAGAGACACTTCTTGAGCCAGTTGAGGTGGCCAATTTCGTCAGGCAGCTAGTACGTGCGCACGGGTGGGAAGGCCAGGTAGCGCTTGCTCCAAGTACAGATGATGCCGCCGCTG from Thermoleophilia bacterium carries:
- a CDS encoding DUF3160 domain-containing protein; this encodes MQDTRQKQRASTAVILTILSILILAGPLGLAACGSTTSTTQSSSSNPTDTATLPSTSDTTNPPVSQEVSGLPLAYGPWQEPPYLGPQSVDLSAVVNLSRAELPEKAKEVLARQSFVAVGTSLDQSWPWKFWHVYEIARYRGLPVLVTTDSFLNAYHELFDALLQYLEETRLFDQAVAMTDALYAAASAQYNEAADPVVKEDARLNMAYFAVAASLLKGQLAAPDLVRDEVEAELGLIEAASDVIESRVLGYKEDYTQYKPRGHYTRSERLKRYFKTLMWFGHTAFYINPHSGGVTPEEAVSLTRRAVLAALALSGPAKQSWSAIYEPTSFLVGRSDDLTADEVLAAAAKIYGTAEVQPDQLADQGKIDLLRTELNKLRAPKILTAAREAGDTGNREESERSFRIMGQRYIPDSYAFQQLVWPYVGEEPDKKRDLPMGLDVMTVLGSDQAYRIAKEDFGQDRFLKWEEQIKKVHDEFASQDPDLWPANLYTGWLEALQHVMNFPAEGAPDFMKTRVWARKSLNAALGSWTELRHDTILYAKQSVTAEGDGGEEDVPPGYVEPYPAFFAKMGELASTLRSQLVKYGLLDSVFASKLETIIWLAEILKSAAQKELAGTPLTAEEETAIAEYGHYLEYLGQFEDTDLGGAGEGRTLSLVPEKSPLVADVHSSYNTSRALEEATGYPLTLYAAIERDGKVWLFVGASYSYYEFTVPLDQRLTDEEWIKLLDEGQAPPRPAWTNEWILE
- a CDS encoding vitamin B12-dependent ribonucleotide reductase, producing MTVTELEALEAELEKRLTPNAKKVLEKRYLRRSPEGKPLERPIDMFVRVAKNIAEADRIYRPDEPLDATVSAFLGVMTRLEFLPNTPTLMNAGRELQQLSACFVLPVEDSMASIFGAIRDAALVHQSGGGTGFSFSRLRPKNDIVRSTMGVASGPVSFMRVFDMATETIKQGGTRRGANMGILRVDHPDIIEFIRAKEDEHILNNFNISVGITEEFMKAVLAGEDYPLRNPRNGEITGYLNAREVFDLIVKLAWKNGEPGIVFLDRLNRDNPTPTLGEIEATNPCGEQPLLPYESCNLGSINLALMVKDGDVDWERLRQVTQVAVHFLDNVIDMNRYPLPQIEQMTKTNRKIGLGVMGWADMLVELGVPYDSEEAISLAHEVMGFIHEEAIRTSEQLAQERGVFPNWEISTWKTRGRRVRNATLTTIAPTGTISIIAGCSSGIEPIFALAFVRNVMDNTELPEVHPVFERVLKERGLYSESLMRSVAAVGSIKNLDLPQDLKRIFVTAHDVSPEWHIRMQAAFQNHVDNAVSKTVNFPRDARPEDVERVYLLAYELGVKGVTIYRDGSRQEQVLNIGKVERKTSDGSKADVGPVQLELGAQVRVAMPVRPSRAPVLRGETREKVTGCGSLYVTINEDEFGPREVFANMGKAGGCASASTEAIGRLISLAFRYGVPPDKIVKQLRGIRCHVPHGFGPNQILSCPDAIGKALAEKYHLDGSNGSKLAGQLEMPIQYAQGACPDCGGAIEYEGGCMVCRACGFSRCS
- the nrdR gene encoding transcriptional regulator NrdR; translated protein: MNCPYCGSPDNRVIDSRDTESKEAIRRRRECMACGQRFTTYEKIEEIPLTVIKRDGTTELFHPDKLLRGLMRACAKRRVPQETLEAIVADIERQLREESVYQVTSERVGELALERLQKVDLVAYVRFASVYRKFESVEEFKQELEKLEKEGLR
- a CDS encoding response regulator transcription factor — translated: MNELVLIVEDDPSLREVIKLGLEGEGYRVATAENGPSALMTFASNSPDLVLLDIMIPGLDGFAVCEEIRKVSLVPIIMLTARTSTSDVVRGLEAGADDYITKPFEFPELVARVRSVLRRAGVRSAAQPEMGPPETPEGVSKTAEPGRAHAAVLTLGPLVIDPAAYEVRRGDAVVPLTTTEFRLLYELARHAGQVLTREQLLELVWGYTYLGDSRLVDVHIQRLRAKVEEDPSRPCLILTVRGVGYRAARREAG
- a CDS encoding HAMP domain-containing histidine kinase, whose amino-acid sequence is MKPPSRVLPRPRRSLVWRIALIFAGAVIVTALALSTSAYFITKAASEKRALDKAISQARFNFFLADTMLPAQPVEADFERLLDAFKIRGEFATLIQTPGGAFVSGPDVTPNLVTPILREKVAQGKVAYQTIAVGGKPILVVGGLVRSTEWAFYFFFPQAERLADLARLRNILIASGIVLVIVGALAGYLVARGLVRPLRDASVAAVRMAEGDLNIRLPVGEDEFGVLASSFNRMAENLQGRMRELEAGQARERRFVADVTHELRTPVAALVGEASLLRSKLQATPEACPPDVRRLAFMIDSDINRLRQLVDDLLEISRLDAKAAETLLEPVEVANFVRQLVRAHGWEGQVALAPSTDDAAAAKESLAGANIDRRFLAWTDRRRLERILVNLIDNALRHGAPPVVIAVSAADSAVAAGHLIGPVIKITVRDHGAGIPEEHLPHIFERFYKVDPSRSASRGSGLGLAIARENARLLGGDLTAANMPQGGACFTLLLPSGPQPDSAG